The Castor canadensis chromosome X, mCasCan1.hap1v2, whole genome shotgun sequence genome includes a region encoding these proteins:
- the LOC141419440 gene encoding histone H2B type W-T-like — translation MAERSLDKSTEPTSEMSAEEDLGPQETKGTDSTTQQTQEKPRCHRRPGRGGSFATYFPRVLKKFHQDLSLSQETAGVMDSFVHDMLDGIASEAGRLSRRANRSTITTWDIQRAVRLLLPGKVGSKVVYQAAGAMAMFTQRK, via the coding sequence ATGGCAGAGCGGAGCTTGGACAAGTCAACCGAGCCAACCTCTGAGATGTCTGCTGAGGAGGACCTTGGTCCCCAGGAGACCAAGGGGACAGACTCTACGACCCAGCAGACTCAGGAGAAGCCAAGGTGCCACCGACGACCCGGCCGTGGTGGCAGCTTTGCCACCTATTTCCCCCGGGTGCTGAAGAAGTTTCACCAGGACCTCTCCCTGTCCCAGGAGACCGCGGGCGTCATGGACTCCTTCGTCCATGACATGTTGGATGGCATCGCCAGCGAGGCCGGCCGCCTGTCCCGCCGAGCCAACCGCTCGACCATCACCACCTGGGACATCCAGAGGGCCGTGCGCCTCCTGCTGCCCGGGAAGGTCGGCAGTAAAGTGGTGTACCAGGCCGCCGGCGCCATGGCCATGTTCACCCAGAGAAAGTGA